One Papaver somniferum cultivar HN1 chromosome 10, ASM357369v1, whole genome shotgun sequence genomic window carries:
- the LOC113316747 gene encoding uncharacterized protein LOC113316747, with protein MQLLELNNRFNEMNTELLLSVACLSSIDSFSAFDKEKLIRFARFYARYFSPTQLVLLEYQLLNYIVDVRSSNEFLDLKGIADLAVKMVETKKDIAYPLVYFLLTLALLLPVATATVERVFSAMKIVKNRLRNRMGDEWMNEVHIRPDRRCYYHEQVSENED; from the coding sequence ATGCAACTGCTGGAACTAAACAATCGTTTCAACGAGATGAACACTGAATTACTTCTTTCTGTCGCATGTTTAAGTTCTATTGACTCGTTCTCTGCATTTGACAAAGAGAAACTGATTCGTTTTGCTCGGTTTTacgcaagatatttttctcctacTCAGCTTGTGTTACTTGAATACCAACTACTAAATTACATTGTTGATGTGCGGTCTAGCAATGAGTTTTTAGATTTGAAAGGAATTGCTGATCTTGCAGTCAAAATGGTGGAGACAAAAAAGGATATAGCGTACCCTTTGGTTTACTTTCTTCTCACATTAGCATTACTCCTACCAGTTGCTACTGCCACCGTAGAAAGGGTATTTTCTGCCATGAAAATTGTGAAAAATCGTTTGCGTAATAGAATGGGAGACGAATGGATGAATGAGGTACATATTCGACCTGATCGGAGATGCTACTATCATGAACAGGTTTCAGAAAATGAGGACTAG